The following proteins come from a genomic window of Alicyclobacillus dauci:
- a CDS encoding SEC-C domain-containing protein, with the protein MKRNANCPCGSGLLAKECCYPTKPPINMPVPQYVKLDNVPVATRVNGLVDDSMREQIESHLSQMFNLTVKIGSESGPGFLPREQANRQIAHVLGYGLDEYHLDKERNEHTLIGPLHSVKYHQQQCMYRLFVLQQRSKKSKQNSLSHPSNNKHINVVHTIQFEDLPLRAEFEAFVSRISSALVQRFLYNVIFNPVVAS; encoded by the coding sequence GTGAAGCGGAATGCTAATTGCCCATGTGGTAGCGGATTACTGGCTAAAGAGTGCTGTTATCCAACAAAGCCGCCTATCAATATGCCAGTTCCTCAATATGTAAAGCTGGATAATGTACCCGTCGCCACCAGAGTCAATGGACTTGTTGATGACTCAATGAGGGAGCAGATCGAATCTCACCTTAGTCAAATGTTCAATCTCACCGTTAAGATCGGTAGCGAATCTGGCCCAGGATTCCTCCCCCGTGAACAAGCAAACAGGCAAATAGCGCATGTGCTTGGATATGGACTTGACGAATACCACCTAGACAAGGAACGAAATGAGCATACTCTCATAGGACCACTACATAGTGTCAAGTACCATCAGCAACAATGTATGTATAGACTCTTCGTTCTACAACAACGGTCTAAGAAATCCAAGCAAAATTCACTATCGCATCCGTCGAATAATAAACATATTAATGTTGTACATACTATCCAATTCGAAGATCTTCCTTTAAGGGCTGAATTTGAAGCGTTTGTGAGTAGAATCAGCTCTGCACTAGTACAACGTTTCCTATATAACGTAATTTTTAACCCGGTTGTTGCGTCTTAG